The sequence ATGACATATAAacaagccaaaaaaaaatatttgcatgtgctaagaacttttttaaattaaactgcACAGTGATGGAATAACTAGAAATTTTATTCTCATGAACATCTTTGTATAGGACATTGTATAGCTTTAACTCTCTTTTTGAGGGCGACAATTATCACAACTTGATATTACTGACAAGGTCACAAAATGAGGTAATTTGTAGGTTGCAAGAATGCCTCAAGCAAATAtgcaagacaaaataaaaagatatgcaaaaattgaaaaagctcttAGTATGGATACTTTAATTCAATAGgtgaaaacatacattttgcaatgcaatttataaaacttcaaaGTAAGTCaactattaaaataaacattgataaataaataatataaataattctaTATGTAAACAAGCAAAAATAATAaagcaataaattataaaacaaaaagtaagcTGTGCATTACAAACATATGTAACTTAAacactatttttatttaattcatgcATTACATTCTAAGTGATATAGAATAAAGATAagcattaaaacaaaaactaataaaaaaccTAGAGAGCTgattgataaaaagtaaaactaagcactaaaacaaaaacaaataaaaaacacaagaaAGTTGATTGATATGAAATCAAAtgcttgttttcttttattttaaattcaaaggaTATGAAACCTTTCCCCAGAATCAGTTGGTCTTGAccttaatatttgaattttcgcAAATTAAACAGTCCAATTGAATAAAAGCaaactatattgttttatatggaGTTCTTTTAATGGGAACTTAACATTTCTCCTTAATATTTCACTTGGATGGTTGTGGTATACAGTTGCTGCTTTGTTAAATTATACCTCATATCGCCTTCAATTCATTTCTTACAATAAAAATTTGGCGGAATACCCAAAGAGATGGAGATTTTTGAATCAATAAAGTGATTCTCTGCTTAAACTCTTCACTTTCAAGCTCTAGATCCACCCTTTCAAATACTACTTTggaattatttataaaagtggtaaCCAATATCATAGATTAAGAAAACCATATTTTTGGGGTAAATATTTGATATCTTAGAAATGTATCTAGAAAATTTAtactttattgaacatttaaatctGTGGTGTCCCTATACCCCACTGCTGTGTAACTATATTCCAGGAATTCTTACCccatacaaataataatgaatccaagGTCAGCTAAATAATGTCAATGATCATGGAACATTTTTAGAAAGAAAGGTGATAAATAAAGAATATCCAATGAACAATATGTAAGTATTAATGTTGTCCTACAACGAATTATTCTCTACAGATTTGGTATTTATCATTTCCATTGTTGATGGATGAAAAATTAATGGATCATCCCTGCTGCAACTTAATTTACCTATTTCCTTTACCAATAAGATACTGTTATTCAAATTTAGtgaattttttatcaaattattgagagaaaaaaacaggataattttcacaaaaaatcaactcacatatttcaaattttaagtatgcATCATTTGATTGCATTAGTAGTATCACACAttttctgaaatgaaaataattaaaaatcacattttttttcattcttcaaaaatcacaaaaacaaatgcatgcttacatttctaaatttacagttaCTGTTGAGGTAGACTAAttgattgtgttttgttttttaaatattcagcaGCAAATATTTCAATCCTATATAAGACAAAAACTATCATTATCAACAATTTTGGTATTGGTTATGTTGCTTTTATTACTGGTTgagaaatttaataaaaaaaaataaccatgtCAGTTTAATTTCAAGCACCTatactacatttttttctatttcgaTGATGGTAgacaaaaaactgaaaaaaatatgtttgacagcTTTATATGTTAAGGACGtataagtattgtgtataaaTGTGACAGTAAACCGGGTTTAATGTATTGTTAAGGCACTTTCAGGCTTGTTTGACCTGCCACATTATGTGTCTAATTTTCGAATcttataatatatcaaaatttgaaaagcattCGTTGAACGGTTCATTGAATTTTACGCAGAAATAACATGAAgtacaattttaaaatctattCAGGACCATACCTCCTGAACAATATAAAAGCTCATTCGTCATTATATAACTTGACCTAAATTTTgtctttataattgtttttagttaaaatcgttgtgttttaaaaagacaattgtattttttgtatgcttataaaaataatatgagtCATTGCTTttgatgtaaaattaaaaaaatcaaattatggCTTAAATCAGCTGTCAACAatgattggttggttgattcATTGTAGCAGTTGGTGTTAATTCCACCTTCAAcaggggtctcattggggggttccaaTCCCAGATCCcccttactgttttgtcagattcccgtatcctgCTTACACAATGTTATGTAAGcaatccttatttttttgtcatttcccgggtccctCAAGACCTCATTTCGCGTTTTcatgacacaataatttgactttcccgtgtcacgcttacaattAATCGGCAATCCCCCATcatgcttagaccccaatgacaCCCACTTCAGCATTCACATTATCTCTAATAACAGGCAAGAACAggagttttaaaaatatgttctgATCACTTATCACCATTGATGTTTGTTtagtgccaaaaaaaaaaaaaaaatgttatctgcTATTAATAATGAACCTAGTTGTAGTCCAAATCGTTGTGTcatagtttataaatataaatctttcaTCAGTCTGTAGTCTGGTCATTTCTATCCTAGACATTTCACTGTACAATACTTAAGAATTTttcataacaataaaataatgtggaaaattgaaacaaacatacatacaaatattaaatattaaaataacagaCAATATCTTAACATGGAATgacaacaaatcaacaatacaaatataataaattaaacaataacaaatcaaaatcaCACTTATTTATCATAATCTATATCATTATTTATCCAACCATTgtagaattaaacaaaattgatgAGATAtgctgaaatttttttttaatagattttttcAAGTCTTTTTCAATAGATAATGTGCAATAAAATAAGGTGTTTTCCACATATTATAGCTCTGTTTGCTTTGgattttgttaatataaaatcaaagtGCATTATAATATCTAAACAGCTATACGATTTCTGCTGTTTCCTTCATATGATTTCCACAGACTCAAGAATGCTTTATGTATATTTCACatctatttatatatctatatttagatacatttatagttaaatgcataaaattatttcattgtttataaataagGCAAGACAGGTTAACAATTTGACTAGTCTTTTGAGAATACTCTATATATAGCTAGCAAATTCCCTAgccgaaaaattcaaaattcaatttctTTCAGAGACGATCTTGATAATACATATATAGCAAAACATTTTTCAGAGTTAAtcaattttctaattttaaggtaaaaatacaacaaacaatTCATTGCACGTGTACATAATGAAtgtaatacaattttaaatataatcttaaaaaaaatttacaaacaaataatttgtaaaaggaaaatcttaataatttacataacaattataataataaaacagattatttgaaataacagCTTTGTACACTTGTATCTTCGTAAAATTTCTGTTGATGGTCAAGTTTCTTCAGGAGTTTGCCATTAAAATGCCCATATTATTAATATCATTTATCCAGTCAAATTTAGgattttttcataaatagatGGCAAATCAGATGAAACTATAAGAGAGCAATCTACATTGCTTTATTGTCTAAAGCAGACCAAAAATTCTATGTATGCTTTTTGAGATATTGTTGAAATTCATCTATTTTGAAATAGATTCCattctattgattttttttattattaatcctTTATCTCAGCACTATTTTGAGCTATTGTTAGAATGTAAAGGATGCACATTTTTATATCTTCTAATAATTCATTTTCCAAATTCCTCTTACATGAAGTTGTTTTAGACCTTTACTagacaattgaaaaaaaacacctttactagacaattgaaaaaaaacatgtcatagAATATCAAGCTTAAAATCCTCAAATCCTTCTTGACATCTCAGCCAAAAAGAGtcataaaacaagaatgtgtccaaagtacacggatgccccattcGCACTATCCTTTtgcatgttccatggaccgtgaaattgggtaataatctaatttggcatttaaattagaaagattatactataggaaacatatgtactaagtttcaagttgattggacttcaatttcatcaaaaactaccttgaccaaaaactttaacctgaaactcccactttcattttctatgttcagtggaccgtgaaattgaagtcaaaagtctaatttggcattaaaattagaaagatcatatcataagcaacaagtgtactaagtttcaagttgattggacttcagcttcattaaaaactacctcgaccaaaaactttaacctgaaagaacagacgaacagacgaacgaacggagccacagaccagaagacataatgcccctctactatcgtaggtggggcataaaaaggaCTAACATTTAGTTTTTCTAAGCACTTCTATTCctcattgttaaaaaatgtatcaataatGGAATTATCCATTCTAAATTCTATTATGTTTTGACGAATTTACACACATGTCCATTTAAACTAAATGTGCATATTTGGCTGTTCCAACAAGTTAATACTTTTGACTAAAAATGCTGTTCATTGTGTTTAACATCTCTGATTCTACAGAATCTACGCAATCTACATGctacataataataataaatataacaaaactacTCATAAAATTGAGATGTTGATCAATGAGGCTTGTTAATTGTGATAAAccaaaaaatcatatttaacatGTGAGCATGGTTTTATCAACATAGATGTACTATACTTAACACGCAATACCTGTGAATAACATAAATACATTTCATGATATTGTTTGTAGAAGTAAAACAAGGGTGCTCAAGCATTTTTGGCTATTTTTCCTCACTTCCCCCTCCCCCATCTTTTTTTGTCTGAAGATCTCACTTTTTGTTACCCCTTTTATCCCATATCATGCCTTTTTAAAACCTTAATTCCAAAAGCATTTCATCCAtgtcatacatgtcatatataACATTTCTAATATTTCCTTATCTGCTTAAGgccaaacaaaaaacatttcatttaaattatgcaACCAATTCAGTTGAGCACCTTTTACAAATCACAAGTAGTTCCCTAATTATTTAAACAGGGTCCATTTTATGAAGATCAACACTGTTAGATCTTTTTCCTCGGAAAAACATACTGTTTGTTATAGGGGATTTCAGTTTGTCAAGGAAAGAAGTACCAGGACTGCGTGTAGAACTTGATGCATTGCTGTCATCTATTAGTGGAGAAGATTCGTCTGTTTTCTCTGCAATTGGTGCTGAAGTCACAGTTCCACAAGTATTATCACTTCCAATTCTCACTGGTCTGCGGTATCCCATACTTGACCTGTTTGGCGGACCATGATATGTGTCATGATAACGCTTTGAAAATGTTCGGGAAAAAACATCAACAGGTGTAAACAAATCATCAGAAAATTGCCGTGAAAATGCCTGAAACAAAATAACATCAGTGTTCATACATGGATTTTTgttagtgttgtcaacggttaaccggttaatcggtcgaacgaccgactaccgaataccaaaaacacTAACCGGTTAACAGGACTTTTTCACCTTTATGCCAATGTAATTTGGTTTGTtgagaaataaagatatatatatatattcaattttgatagatttgatttacatttgaattgaaatcatttaatagttatgttttatttaaaaattgtcatcgtggtaattaatttgacagatcaataattgtccagtatattgattgctattgtaaatcctaaaaacataaaactaaTTAGAGTTCGGGGAAAGAtcttaaagaaatataattagtatatatgtttttttaacagtaactaTAAATCAGCAATGAGGTTAAATTTAGTAATTACTTCATTATTTCGTTTATGatcaaatattgtgtaaaccTACATCTAAATGTGCACCCTCCGTAGTGCAAGGGTTAGTCTTACTTTAAATtacgttaaaaaaaatgtgaaatacaaacaaatgtGAATGTTCTCAATGTATACGTGTTAGTACGAGTAACatgctaaaagaaaaaaagcaaacacaGTAAAGAAACAGGTCGTACGATGaccatatagttgttaatttttgcatcattttggtcttttgtaaagaattgtctcattggcaatcataccacatcttcttttttataattaataatttcaaatcgAAACACACCACATTATTTTTGGAGACAACAATGAAAAGTAAAGAATAATCGGTTTCAGACATATAACATATTCAATTCTACGagattaagttttttttaatttttcaatctgAAGTTGGTACAAACGCTCAATAGTTGATACGGTGTATTTGAGAGTCAAACTCCGCGAGGAATCCTCACGGACAAGCCTCATAATGTTTAAGGTAAAACTTCAATACTAAAAGCGTATTCATGACTTGGATGAAATGTTGTCAAATtgacacccataccacatcttaaaTCTATGAGAAGGTTTCTATTCATAAGGCTTTCAAACGCCAACTtaaactaccggttaaccggttaatcggtcgaacgattatccgagtaaccggttaggcaaaagtgtacgatttgacaacactaatttttgtaccaaaaaaatataaacaatgctGAATCATTTTGAGTGTTTTCAagtcataataaatatattttatgattatatatatatatccccaaCAAAGTAACCTTTGaaaggtaaaaaaacaaaaatactgaacacagaggtatttcaaaacagaaaatccctaatcaagtggcaaattcaaaagctcaaacacataaaactatagaataacaactgtcatattcctgactcagaatttgtggattaaacctggttttatagctagctaaacctcaaACTTATACAACAGTTGCGTAAAATTCCACCATTTAAACCAATGAGTGTAAGAACAAAATGGCACTTGTATTgactgatttattttttaatatgggTTTTATGGCTAGCTACACCTCTCACTTATTTCACTTATAAGACAGTTGTATATACAAACaagaatgtattttttatatagatcagaccgttggttttacctttaaaatggttttacactagtaattttttggccctttatcgtttgctgttcagtgtgtgtctcgagtggagaaatatcgtaataaacttgttgcagttgtggaatctatatttatcaaacTTACATTAGTTCTATTTGAGCCTGGAATGCGACTCTGTACAAATTGTACTCCACTATCTTGTTCTacatcctaaaataaaatacattgtaaatCATTTGTACTTCTGTGTATacatgagttatcattgatatggtcattgatacaaataaactgtttacaaaacatagaatttttgaaatacttaggcttttctacctaTGGAATAATTTTAGTCTGCAACagtcatttttatttgaatagctGTTAAAAGACTGAATATTTTATCGTTAAGTCATTTTCAGCTGTTTAGTAAACTTTCAGACTGATCCAGTATCAAAGAAACTGGTAATTTCAGCAGGGTTCAGAAAATTCATCTATTTCCCATTGATTCAAAGTTTTATGTATGATAGATATGCACATCAGTATTTAGTGCCACAcagtataatttatatataactgGCTAATTTGACATGAAATAAGAATGTGTACTAAAGTAACTTTATCTGCAAAGTAAATCTCATATCCACTTTGATAAAAGGGTAGCatataaaaccagatgctccacagggcgcagctttagATGATAgcagaggtcaaaccctgaacagttagggcaagtatggacactacattcaagcttgatacagctctgactTTGGATTGTTATTAAAAAGTTGAAACAGCAttggtttctgacacagaataaatttggtctaatgaacttaacaatttttgtttgcttttgagCAATACACTATGCTGCTGAATATTTATTgctcaaaacaaatatttgaagaaactttctttttaatttctgaaatctgaaatgagaaaaattgtaTCCCCccttcaatttttttctcaccTACCCATTTCCcttatttcacaaaaataatctcaattcaaatttctgatggagtttgcaacaataactaatcatttaaatacataaaaaaatattaaaatataaaatggcaTACAGTCAACTCatggttaaaattaatattaattaattgtAACTTCTAACCAGATGCTACAcagggtgcagctttatacaacTGCAGAGATTAGccctgacacagaatgaatgtggtctaatgaacttaaatttttttttttgcctttgagcaattcactatgctttgaatattaatcctctccaaaaaatgtttgaagaaattttcattttattaaattgacccataacccttaaaatatatgccaaccttctacttatggtattaaacatagtggtacaatttcagaacaattgaaatatttgtaaacaaccCTTCcagcccctaattcctaaaccttaggaaccataacccccaaaatcaatccctagcttccttttgtggttataaacatttatttctattcacttatacttaagttattatccggaaaccatTCGTCTTCAGACAACCCTGAGGACGACGACAACGCCACCGCCACGATACCAATATACGATTGCAAAAATTTtgaggtcgtataaaaataaattaacagcAAATGATCTCAAGACAATcataatttcttaattattaaatgtatttaaatcacAGTATTTGATGTTTCTAGAGACAGTTTAAAAAATTACATACTAGAActagcaaaaaaaaaagcaaagagTACCaacataaagaaacaaaaagctaaagtaattgtccattaaccagAAAACCCTTGTTTCAtccttttttgcccctaatttctaaacaGATTGTCATAAATTCAATCCTAACCAGCCTTTTGTGGTGTGGAAActtgtgaaaaaaatgtacaaaaatgtgcAAAATCTGAACCAATATTGGGGGTAAATGATAGCGAGATCATGACTGGCATATCAAGAAAAAGATCAATGACATCACAAAAAACCTGCTTTACATTCTGGACATGCAGTTATATGTGTGAAAGGATACCAACCTCAATGATACTTCTAAGACGTTGAGCAGTTCCTTCACTTTCAACTCCTTGcttcttctgaaaaaaaaagcattgtagaatttttaaatgttacttGCTTATCTATGTGGTGTTACTTATTATCAAATCTTAAAATTTGAGTGAATTCTCTCTATTGAAGAAATTGTAGTGTACTTCCCTTGCCAGGGAGTAGTTCCCATTAAGAAGTTAATCAACCAGCTACTATAATGTCATTGAATAATTGTCCAATCAGACCCTGAAATTTAAGGAATGACAGTACTGAAGAGTTGCCTCTGTCAATTTAGAATTCCATGGTAGCAAATGCATTATACTTGCAATATAGAGCAGAGTCTGTAAAACAGTTATTTGCAACAGTTTAATCCTAAATTCTTAAAATATAGTACTGTTTTTCCTATTATGTcattttttcctattttgtcattttttcctATTCTGTCATTCAGTCACAGGAGTATGAATGAGGGGATAGAGTCttatattcaaatttgaaaggAGACATATAATTGCCATTTCCTCAGAAAACAAATCATCAATGGCCTATCTTAAAGCACTTTTCTTTGGAAATGACTTTTCAATGAACTCAAAATTAAGCTGTAAAGAACGTGACTTGAAACTAGTATCAAAATTTCAGTGTAGACAATAACTATTCCTACCCTCAATTCTTCTAGGAGTTTCTTTGCTTCAGCGCCAAAATTCAGAGACTGTTTCCCTTTCAGAGTCACATATGAATCTCTGgcaatctaaaatatatatcatttaaacaaatgtgtttgttttttttatcaaaattattaataatgtcAAACACAAATCTccaaacataacaaaatatctgtccaaatatatttaaaattgtttgcaaCTCTTTTGGTATTTCATATTTGGGACAGACAAAAATCCTcacacttttttaaattttgatctcATTCTTGTTAATGATAtactaaatttgacaaataaatcTGACTTCAATCTCAAAAGTCTGCAATTCTAATTGTCAAGTCTTGCTTAGTTTAATATAAATACTTTCTTCAAGTAAATACTGTGGTTTCATTATTATTAGCTGGATATTAATTTTCGTGGGTCTTATGAATACAGGTGAaacacaaattacaaattttctactGGCTTTCTGTGCAGAGATTGggaaaagaaagaaattaaaattgcaagTTTTGTTCCatccatgaaaattgttacccacgaaaataaacaaatccacAAAACCCTACAACTgtgaattaatttatttttcttataacaaaatatcattaattGAGCAAAAgtaatttgtttgttgtttttagtttttttgatTCACGGTTTTGCCAAAAGTCTGTATTCAATCCTTCATAAAATGTCTGCTTTGTTTAACAATCAAATTTGCTTTTAATTGTACCCTAGAAATCCA is a genomic window of Mytilus trossulus isolate FHL-02 chromosome 1, PNRI_Mtr1.1.1.hap1, whole genome shotgun sequence containing:
- the LOC134681983 gene encoding uncharacterized protein LOC134681983, giving the protein MNATVNMTVKTSDFLICPAYLDNKYEPVYYCEMEIESICLGCISLSLTILNIFCIFIVGIIFLKIKEVAPQTSVSDEARGFWKDDIKIARDSYVTLKGKQSLNFGAEAKKLLEELRKKQGVESEGTAQRLRSIIEDVEQDSGVQFVQSRIPGSNRTNAFSRQFSDDLFTPVDVFSRTFSKRYHDTYHGPPNRSSMGYRRPVRIGSDNTCGTVTSAPIAEKTDESSPLIDDSNASSSTRSPGTSFLDKLKSPITNSMFFRGKRSNSVDLHKMDPV